GTTCATGTCCTGCAGGGTGAGCGCGAGATGTCGAGCGACAACAAAACGATCGGTCGATTTGAACTGGTCGGTATTCCGCCGGCACCCCGGGGCGTTCCCCAGATCGAGGTCACCTTCGATATCGACGCCAACGGTATTCTCAATGTTTCGGCCAAGGACCTCGGAACCGGCAAGGAACAGTCGATCCGCATTACCGCCTCTTCCGGTCTGAGCGAAGAGGAGATCGACAAGATGGTCAAGGAAGCCGAGGCTCACTCCTCCGAAGATCAGAAGAAACGTGAGCTGATCGAGGTTCGCAACCAGGCTGACGGCATCATCTACACAACCGAGAAGTCTCTCAAGGAGAATCCGGAAGCGGTTGATGCCGAGACCAAGAAGAAGATCGAAGACGCTGTTGCCGAATTGAAAACCGCCATGGAAGGCGATGACAAGGATGCTATAAACAGCAAAATGGAAGCCCTGGCCCAGTCGGCCCACAAGCTCGCCGAAGCGATGTATGCCAAGGCCGAAACCGAAGGCGGTACCGGTGCCGATGAGGCAGCCGGTGGAAGTGATGAAAACGTTGTTGACGCCGAATTCGAAGAAGTCGACGATGACAAGGATGAAGACAAGAATGAAGACAAGAAGTAGAACCTGTCAGTGCTGGAAGCAGCAACAGATTATGGAAGCCGGGCTTGCCCGGCTTCCTTTTAGCTGTAATACAAGGGAACCGTTTTGAGTAAACGCGATTACTACGACATACTCGGGGTCAATCGAAACGCCAGTGAGACCGAGATAAAAAAAGCCTACCGCAAGTTGGCAATCCAGTACCACCCCGACAAGAACCCGGGAGACAAGGCGGCCGAGGATAAGTTCAAGGAACTCTCCGAAGCTTACGCGATTCTCTCCGATCCGCAACAGCGGGCGACCTACGACCAGTTTGGCCATGCCGGTCTTGAAGGCGGTGGCTTTTCGTCCGGCGGCTTTAATTTTGGCGGAGCTCCTTTCGAGGATATTTTCGGTGACATTTTCGGTGATATTTTCGGTAGCAGTCAGGGTCGGCGCGGGCGCGGCCGGCGCGGTGATGATCTGCGCTATAATCTGTCGATTTCGTTTGAGGAAGCGGCCTTCGGGCTGGAGACCAAGATCCAGATTCCGCGCCACCATACCTGTGAAAAATGCGCCGGTAGCGGTGCTGCCGAAGGGACCGAGCCGAGAACCTGTGACACCTGCGGTGGTGCCGGACAGGTCCGTTTCCAGCAAGGCTTCTTTTCCCTGACCCGCCCCTGTCCGGACTGTTCCGGTGAAGGGAAGATTATCGACAAGCCGTGCAAGGAGTGCAAGGGCAGCGGTCGGACCCGGGTCAAGAAATCGATTTACCTGAAGATTCCGGCCGGGGTAGAAACCGGGACCCGCCTGAAGATGAATGGTGAGGGCGAGGTCGGAGAAAAAGGGGGGCTCCCGGGCGATCTGTATGTTGTGATTTCGGTTGACGAGCATCCGATTTTTCAACGCGAAGGGCAGGATGTGATCTGCGAGGTTCCAATCAGCTACACCCAGGCGGCTCTCGGTTGCGAACTGCAGGTGCCGACGCTCGACGGCAAAGTCAAGATGAAGGTACCGCACGGCACCCAGTCCGGTAAAGTTCTGAAGCTCTCCGGCAAGGGGATTCCCTCGTTGCAGGGTTATGGGCGCGGTGACCAGCTGGTTGTCATCCGGGTTGAAACACCGACCAAGCTGACCGCCCGCCAGAAGGAACTGCTCGAGGAGTTTGCCCGTGAAGGGGGCGAAGACGTTAATCCCCTGGGTAAAAGTTTTTTCGACAAGGTTAAGGAAATTTTTGACTGATTTATGATATGCTGTGCCTCTCTCTGGGAAGAATGATGCGCAACCTGTCCGTAAATACTTTGATTCTCCTGCTGCTTCTGGTTCTGCCGTCCGGAACAGTACGTGCCGAAGACCGGGATCTGTTTGGTGCTGAACCGCCGGTGGCCATCGATCTTCTGTCGGAAGGACTGGAGCTTTACCGGGCCGGGCAATATGAGGCGGCCCTGCCGATGCTTCAGTCGACGCTCGATGTCGAATCTGATCCGACCCGGCTCTACCAGGCCCACCTGGCGCTTGCCCGAATCTATCTCCACAAGAAAAAATTTGATGCGGCCCTCTCGGAAGTTGCGGCGATCCCGGTAGCAATGCGGGATGATGAGGCGCGCTATCTCGAAGGCCGCGCCCTGCTCGCGATCCATCTGACCGCGGAAGGGGTTGTCGCCCTGCAGGGGGTGCGTCCGGAGAAAATCGCTCCGGTTGACCGGGTGAACCGTCTGCGCGCTCTGGCCGAGGGGAATGCCGGTCTCGGGCAGTATCAACAGGCCCTCTGGTTTGCCCACCAGGCGATGCGAGGAGCTGCATCGGCCGACATCTCTGCCCTTTACGATTTTTCCCAACAGCTGGTCGATAAGAGAATCAATGGCGAACTGCTTCCGGAAATCGCTTTCATGTTTGCCGATTCACCGGTCGGTGCCGCCGCCCGGCTCCGGCTCGTCGAAAACGCGCTTGCGGATGGCGACCAGCAGCAGGCCCGGACCCAGGTCGCTCAGCTTAATATCGGATTGATTCCGGCCTCACACCGCAGCGAGGCGATTAAGCTCTATACCCGGTTGACCGGCGAGAGTTGGCTCCAGCGTGCGGTTGGCGTTGTTTTGCCCCTTTCCGGGCGTTTTTCGGCTTTTGGTAATCTGGTCAGACGGGGGATGGACCTGGCTCTGGAGATGCAGGACAACGACGAGAGCGGGGTCCGCTTCCTTTACCGTGACAGCGAAGCTGACCCGGTGGCCAGCCGCGAGGTCGTTCGCAAGTTGTCGGTCAGTGATAAAGCGCTGGCGATTGCCGGACCGATTACCGGTTCGGCTTCGGAAGCCGCTGCCGAACAGGCCCAGACCGAAAAGATTCCACTGCTCACCCTGTCGCAGAGGAGCGGCCTGCCGGAGATCGGCCCGTATGTCTTCCGCAACTCCCTGACCAGCCGATTGCAGACCCAGGAACTGGCCCGCTACGCAGTCGAGGAACTCGGAATGAGTTCATTCGGCGTACTCTACCCGGACAACCGGCTCGGCCGGGAAATGGCCCGGCTTTTTTCCGAAGAGGTCAAAAAAAGAAACGGTCTGGTCACCGATATCGAGAGTTATGGCGATGAAGATACCGATTTTGGTCGGCCGATCAAGCTTCTCAAGGGCGATGATCCGGGCTTTAACGAAGAGGAGATGAGCGAACAGGAGATCCTTGAAGATCTTTTCATTCCCGATTTCCCGCCGGTCAGCTTTGATGCCCTGTTTATTCCCGATTATGCTGATCGGATCGGCATGATCGCACCGCAGCTTGCCTATTACGGAATTGAAGATCTGCCGCTGCTCGGCATCAATGGCTGGAATTCACCTGACCTGATCCGCCTGGCCGGGCCTTTTGTCGAGGGCGCTGTTTTTGTCGACGGCTTTTTTGCCTACAGCAAATATCCGTTCGTTGAGGAGTTTGTTAATCGCTATTTTGCCAGGTACGGAGAAGAGCCGACGATTCTCGAGGCCCAGGGTTTCGATGTTGCCAATATTTTCATGACCCTGTTGAACCGTGACGATGTTCGCACCCGCGAAGACTTCCGTCTCGCCCTGAGCCAGTTGGCGAATTATCCCGGGGTGACCGGAGCAACGACCTTCAACCTGGTCGGCGATGCCGAAAAGGTCCTGTTCCTGCTAAAGGTTGAAAATGGCAACATCAGGCAGATAAACGGTCCCGACCACCTTGAGAACGAAATCCCGATCGAGGAAGGTGATGCGCTTTCTGTCGAATAGTCGATTAGCTTCCGCATCAATCCCCCTGTTCCTACTGTTGCTCACGGCATTGGCCTGCAGTCCGCTGTCTGGCGGGCCAGAAACGCCCGGAAGCTCTGCCGTTACAACCGGGGTGACCGGATCTGTACTGAAAAAGGACGGAACCGCCGCCGTCGGAGCCTATGTCTACGCCTACCGTTCGGCCAAAAATGGTTTGCGTGGCCCGGCTGATTTCGCGGCCCGGGTCGATTCCGCCGGCAACTATTTCCTCGATCTTGTCGAAGGCGATTACCATCTGGTCGCCCGCCTGCGCAAAAAAGGTGCTGACTCCGGACCGCCCCGACCGGGTGATGCCTGGGCCCTGTTTGCCAAAAACCCCCTGACAATCGGAGCCGCAAAGGTCGAACAAGTCAATTTCCTGTTGCAGGGCGGTGCCCTGCCGCGCCAGGCACGAAAAGGGAGTCTGACCAGCGGTGATACCGGTTTTACCGGGCTTCTGGTTGACCAGAACCGGGAGCCCCAATCGGGAGCACTGGCGCTTGCTTACCGGACAGCCGAATTCCACCGGATGCCGGATTGGACATCGATGCCGGCTGGTCCCGGCGGTCGTTTCACTCTCTTTGTGCCGAATGGCGGAGTCTACTGCCTGGCGGCCCGGATGAGTAGCCGTGGTCAGCCCCGGGCCGGTGAACCGTATGGGCGTCTCGGCCCGGGTGAAGAGAGTTGTCGGGAGATCTCGGACGGGGAAATGCTTGAAGTCGGCGAGATCGTTCTGCAGCCTTACCGCTGAATCAACAGAATGATTTCGGGTAACGAGGTTCAAAGGAGACGAACCATGCGCTTCCATTTTATATTACTCATTGTTATTCTTCTTTTCCTGTCGGGATGTCAGACCATGGAAGGTCTCGGCAAGGATATGAAAAAAGCCGGAGAGTGGGTCGAAGACAAGGCGGGAAAATAATAACCGTGACAGCAGGGAGGACAGGTTGAACGAGGAAAGTCTGCTGACAGCATTTGACAACCACAACGGACCGGGAGTCATCGCGAGCTCTGACGGCAAGGGCGAGGTCAACGCCGCGGTATTCGGTTCGGTTCGCCGACTCGATGATCAGCACGTCGCGATGGCTCTTGGCGAGGGTCGAACCCTGGATAATCTCAAGGTCAACGGCCGGGCCGTCTACCTCTTTTACCGCGAAGGGAAAACCGTACTCGAATGGCAGGGCGCCCGCCTCTATCTCGATGTCGTCCGTTTTGAAGATGAAGGAGGCCTGTTTGCGAGTCTGGTTGCCGAGGCCGAGCAGCAGGCCGGTAAAATGGCGGCCCGGATGCTCCGATGTGCTGTCGTCTTCCGAATCGATTCGGTGCGCCCGCTGATCGACTTCGGAGCCTGACGAGATCTCTGGTCTGTTTACAAGGATAACCTGGCAAGGTACAATCGGGGTCCGACTGAAGGTGCCTGATCCATTTTTTCAAAATAGGCAGAAATGACCATACTAAGATGAAGATACTCCTCGTAAACCCACCCAACAGCGGCCGATCGATTCCGGAAGAAAACTACGGCATTACCTCAGTCAAGCAGATCTTTCGCGGTGAGCCGTTGGCCCTCGAGGTCCTGGCCGGCAACCTGCCGGAGCACGATCTTGAAATTCTTGATCTCAAGGTTGAGCCGGGCCGTCTCGGCGAAGTGATGACTTCGTTCTCTCCGGATCTGGTCGGCTTCACCGCTATGACCTGTGAAGCGCAGGCCGTGCTCAAGCTGGCGGCCGAGGTGCGCCAGACGAGCCAGGCGGCTATCGTTGTCGGTGGTGTTCACGCTTCGGCTGACCCCGATTTTTTCAACCGGGAGGAGATCGACTGGATCGTTGTCGGCATCGGCAAGCAGAGCTTCCGGGAACTGGTAGATGGGCTTGCAAAAGGGGACGCAGAGTTCACTGTTCCGGGCATTGCCAGAGTCACTCCGGATGGCCCCCTGCAGTACCAGCCGCGCACTTACAGCAGCAAGGATATGGTCGAAGATGTAGCGCCCCGCTACGACCTGGTTGAGCGCTACCGTTCCGACTACTACCTGGAGAGTCTCGGCATAGAACTCGGTTTCGTCAACTCGGCCGCCGGCTGTCCATACGACTGTTCGTTCTGTTGTATCTCACCAATAACCGGCGGCACGTATCTGACCGTTTCTGCCGATACGGTGATTCGCGATATTAAAACGCTACCGACCCCGGTGGTCCGGCTGGTCGATGCCAACACCTTTGGCAACCCGAAACACGCGCTGGCGCTGGCCGATGCCATTGAAGCGGCCGGCATCCGCAAGCAGTTTCTCGCCGATGTCAGGTCCGACTCGGTGGTGCGGTATCCGGAGATGATGGAGCGCTGGAAGCGGATTGGTCTGCGCGCCGTTGTCATTGGATTCGAAGAGATCGACGATAACGCCCTCGGCGCAATGAACAAGGAAAACAGCGCCCTGATCAATCAGCAGGCGATCGAAATCCTGCACCGGATCGGCATCACAATTGTTGGTGACTTTATTATCTCGCCCGACTATACTGAGGCGCAGTTTGACCGGCTCGGTGCTTTTGTCCGGACACAAAAAATCGAGCTGCCGATGTATACGATCCTGACGCCTTTGCCGGGAACCCGGCTTTACCAGGAGATGAAGGATCGTATCAGAATTCATGATCTTGACTACTACACCCTCACTAATGCTGTTCTGCCGACCAGGCTCGATGAAAAGATCTTTTATCAGCGCTACGCAGATTTATTGGTCGAGGGCCATAAAACAGCGAAGGTTTGATATCGAGCATGTCTGTTTTTATTACTGATCTGGCTTATTTTCTGCCGAACGATCCGGTCTCCAACGAGCAGATGGAGAGCATTCTCGGGATGGTCAACGAGCTACCCTCCCGCACCCGCCGGATTATCCTGCGCAACAACGGAATCAAGTCGCGATATTATGCGATTGACCCGGAAACCGGTGCAGCAACCCACACCAATGCCCAGTTGGCGGCCGAAGCTGTCCGTCGGCTCAAGCCACATAGCGGTTTTACGGTCGAAGAGATCGAGTGTCTCTGTTGCGGTACTTCGATGCCGGACCAGATGATGCCCGGACACGCGCCGATGGTGCATGGTGAAATTGGTGGCTCACCCCTGGAGGTGGTCAGCACCTCGGGAGTCTGCCTCTCGGGGATTACTGCACTCAAGTATGCCTGGATGAATGTTGCGACCGGACAGAGCCGCAATGCCGTCGCGACCGGCTCCGAGCTGGCATCGATTTCGATGAAGGCGCGGCAGATGAAGACGATCAGCGCCGAAAAAATCGCCGCCCTCGACAGCGATCCTGCGCTTTCTTTCGAGGAGGATTTCCTGCGCTGGATGCTCTCCGATGGGGCTGGCGCCGCCTACCTGAGCAAGGAGCGCCCGGACGATGACCGCCCTGTCCTGCAGATCGACTGGATCGATATTTATTCGTTTGCCCATGAGTTCGAAGCCTGCATGTATATGGGCGCCAACAAGCTGGAAGACGGGACGCTCAAGAGCTGGCGGCAGTACGAACCGCTTGAAGCCATCCGCAACGGTGTCTTCAACGTCAAGCAGGATGTCAAGCTCCTCAACGCCGAAATCATTCCGACTGCGGCCCGGCGGACCATGCCGCTGATCATGGAAAATCGGAACCTCAGGCCGGAGCAGATTGACTGGTTCCTGCCGCATTACTCGTCCAACTATTTCCGCAAGCCGTTGAAAGAAGGGCTCGATCAGATCGGCATGAATATCCCGGAGGAGAAGTGGTTTACCAACCTGGTCAAAAAAGGTAATACCGGTTCTGCTTCGTTCTACATCATTCTCGAAGAGATGTTCAAGACGGGCCGCTTGAAGAGAGGCGAAAAAATTCTCTGCTTTATTCCGGAGAGTGGACGCTTCTCGATCGGATATGTGCAGATGACGGTTGTCTAGATTGCCGCGATATGAATATTTAAAAAGGGGTCTGAATTGAATCAGACCCCTTTTTTATGGTTCTTCGCAGATGAGAGTGAATACAATGTTAGAGTTCTCCTTCAGCAGGCTCAGGAGAGGCAAGAAAAGTCAGGACGGTCGTTCGATACCGGCGGTCTTGATTGGTCGAATGGGGGCATTTCCCGAAGTTCAGGGAGGTGTCCCCTGAAGTGTCGGATTGCAGAAAAGAGTTTCCTAAAGACAAGGAAACCGCGCGGTCGCGGCCGCGCACTCCGCCATACTCTTTTATTAAGCCATAAAAGAGTATGCAGAAAACGGCTCCCTTGCAGGGGGCTTTTTTGTTCGGTCTGAATTTTTTCTGTTCAATATGCTGCCAGGGAGTTCGCCTTGAGGCGAACGCGGTTCGTCGCTGTGGCGGTTGCGATCGGGCTACGCATTATTGATGCAGGGTAAAAGGGGCGACCTCAAGAGCTCCGGGGGTGAGTCAAAATCATAATTGGATTCCTCCTTCGGCTACTTCGGCGAGCTCAGTACAAGATAACTCGGGACAGGCAAGAAAAGTCAGGAGCAGGCCGGGCGATACCGGCGAACTGGAATGATGATTTCATGGTGAGATTGGAAAAGTCTGGCGGTCTTTGGGTGCGCACAATTTATTCCCGATAAAACGCGATGAACCTTTTTTTGTTGTCGCCCTGACCCGGTTCGGCGCTTCTTGTCCGTGCTCCTGCCGCAACTGTCGAGGCCTTTACAGCGCGGGTCAATGGTCAGTCCAAGGACTACAGATGACCGTCCGCTCAGGCCGGACGGTTCTCTCGTATGTAGTTTGCCAGCGCGGTCAGGGATTGCAGGACTTCGCGACTGGTATTTTCGTTAGCAATTCGGACGCCGTAGGTTTTTTGCACGGCGACGACGATTTCGACGGCGTCGAGAGAATCGAGGCCGAACGGTGAATCGGGGCCGATCAGCGGCCGGTCATGGGGGATTTCATCCGGCTCGGCGTCGTCAACATTGCAGAAATCGATGATCAGGTCGATCAGTTCTCGTTCGAGGTTATCACTCATCGTTCAACTCCAGGCTAATCAGTTGCCGCGCCGGCGGTGTCGAAATACCGTCGAGGCGATCAAGATGCAGACCAGGAAAAATCCGCCGAGTGCTGCGACCCGGGGGAATACGCTGGTCAGGTTACCATTACGCACAAAAATATCAAGAAAGGCATCGAGGCCCCAACCAAGCGGCGAGACGATGCTGAGATTCTGCATGACCTTCGGCATGACATATACCGGGACCATAACGCCACCGAGTGCGGCAGCGATCACGACCGAGACGGCACCAAAGGTTGATGCCTGATCGTAGCTCCGGGCCAGGGTCCCGACCAGGATGCCGTAACCGCAGGCGGCCAGGGCCGCCGCCAGGGCGACCGCCATCAGGGCAAAGGGGGCGGAACCGAGTTCTAGAACCGGGGTGCCGAAGCGGGGCAGGATATAGAGGCCGACCGCCAGCATCAGGCCGAACTGGACCATGCAGATCAGAAGATAGGCGATCACCTTGCCGAGCAATAGCGAGCTGTTGGCAACCGGCATGGTCATCAACCGGGCCAGGGTTCCTTCCTGGCGCTCCCGGATCAGGGTTCCGGCGAGCGGGATAACGATGAAGAACATCCCGAACAGCGTCCAGGCCGGGACATTTTGCTGAACCGAGGTCGGCAGGGTTGAATATTTACCCGGGTAAGCCGATTCTTCCTGCAACTCGATCAGGGAACTGGTTGCCCAGCCGCTCGACAGTTGCGGCAGTTCGACTGCAATACCGCCGCCATAGGCCGCCATCTCACGATCGATACTCTCCTGTAGTTTGATCGGTAGCAGACGGCTGAGCGCTTCGCCCTTGCGTGCGATTTCCAGGCCGAGCAGGCCGCGGTAGAGCGCATTGGTCACCGCCGTCCGGTAGACGCCGCGAACCGTCGGATCGAAATAAAGGGTCAGCTGCTGCGGTGAGGCGTCACTGCGTTCATCGTCGAGCGCCGCCTGTATAGCTGCATTGGTGGCGGTGCCGAGCTGCCTGCTGAAATCTTTCGGGACAACGATCGCAAACTGGTAATCACCGGAAAAGACGGTCTCGCTGGCCAGTTCGGCATCGATGGCGCGGCCGGAAAACTGCTCAACCAGTTCGAGGGCGCCGGTCGTTTCGAGTTGTGCCTTAAGCTCGGCGCCGAGTTTTCCCTGGTCAAGGTTGACAAAAAGAGCCCTGGTCGCCGACTCGCCGGTTGCCCGGAAGAGATTGTCCTGGATCAGCGAGAGAACCAGGACCAGCAGCATCGGCATGACGAACAGGACCAGTAGCCCGGCCCGGTCCCGGCTCAGCAATAACAATTCTTTTTTGATGTTGGCCAGAAGAATCATGGTTTTCTCAGTCGCGGAGCTCGCGGCCGGTCAGTTGAAGAAACAGTTCTTCGAGGTTATCGGCTTCGGCCGACCCGGCGATAAGCGCGTCCGGTTTCCCGGCGGCCAGCGCCCGGCCATGGTCGATGATCACAATGTCATGACAGATCTGTTCGACCTCTTCCATATAGTGCGTGGTATAGAGCAGGGTCATGCCGGCCCGGTTCAGTTCGAGCAACCGGTCGAGAATCAGGTTGCGCGACTGGGCGTCGATACCGACCGTCGGTTCGTCAAGAAAAAGCAGCTCCGGCTCATGCAGAACCCCGACCGCCAGGTTGGTGCGGCGTTTCATACCTCCGGAAAATTCGCTCACCCGCTTGTTGGCGACAGCAGCGAGGCCGACCAGGTCAAGACATTCGTCGACCCTCTGTTCAATCCGGTTGCCTGGAATACGCAGGATCCGGGCAAAGTAGCGGAGGTTCTCCCGGGCGGTCAGGGCCGGATAGAGGGCGATATCCTGGGGAACAACGCCGATCCGGCGTCGGATCTGGTCAGCCCGGCTGGTGACGTCATGGCCAAGAACAAGTGCCTGGCCCGATGTCGGCTGCAGAAGGGTACAGAGAATCGAGATCGTCGTCGTCTTGCCGGCTCCATTCGGGCCGAGCAGGCCGAAAATTGATCCCCGGGGAATTTCGAGGTTCAGATGGTCGATCGCCGGATGATCCGACCCGGGGTAGACCTTGACCAGATCGTGCGTCGAAAGAATATTGTCGGAAGAGGCTTCTGTCAACGGTGGTCCTTTCCGGTCATTTCGATATTGCCGTTTGCAGATCAAGAAAAAGCGCCTCTTCCCGGGCTGCGCATTGCTGAAGCAGTTCAGCCAGGTTGTCAAACGAGTCCTGGATCGTCGCCCGGCCGCGGCATACCCGTGAGGCGATCAGGGCAAAGTCGCGCCAGAGATCGCCGACTTCGGTACAGCTCCGTGAGAGTTCTTCAAGCCTTGAATTTTCGAGAATCCCGGCTGCTTCCTGCAGGAAGGCGGCGTAGATAAAGCGGAAACCGCCGCCGCCGGTTCCGATCTCTTCCTGCATCCGGATAATGTGGCCGAGATGAAGAATCGTTTTCTTTTCGCCGAGCTTGTTCGGCCATTTACGCAGCTGGCGCGAGAGCAAGCGGATGCCGCGGACCCCGGCCAACGGCACCGGCGTTTTCAGCATCACCCGGCAGACTTCACGGATGCCGGCATCGACGGCTGTCGGCAGGTCGAAGCTCTCCGGCATCCTGTCGATGTAGTAGATTTTCCCCTTCGGGGCGAGGGCCCCCTTGGCAAAGCGGGCCTTGCGCAGATCAGGTGCCGGACAACGGACCGTCTCCTCGAAGATCGGATCACTGATCAGGTATTCATTACCTTCCTTGCCGATGACGACGAGGTTGTGACCGTTAAAATGGAAACGGTAGGCCGGCGGGAAAAATGGCAGCCAGAAGACTCCGGTCTGGGCACCGACCGGGGTGCCGGCGGCAAGCAGCCGGTCAAGTTCTCGCTCGGCTGCAGCCGGACTGCGGAAGGTCTGCTTCTTCACTTCGATGCCGAGGCGCCTGGTCGCTTTTCTGAAAATCGACCCCGGACCGGTCCGGAAGGTCGTCAGCGGCAGGAAATTGAGTTTGACGA
This genomic window from Desulfuromonas sp. contains:
- a CDS encoding ABC transporter encodes the protein MLSTHDLVKVYPGSDHPAIDHLNLEIPRGSIFGLLGPNGAGKTTTISILCTLLQPTSGQALVLGHDVTSRADQIRRRIGVVPQDIALYPALTARENLRYFARILRIPGNRIEQRVDECLDLVGLAAVANKRVSEFSGGMKRRTNLAVGVLHEPELLFLDEPTVGIDAQSRNLILDRLLELNRAGMTLLYTTHYMEEVEQICHDIVIIDHGRALAAGKPDALIAGSAEADNLEELFLQLTGRELRD
- a CDS encoding B12-binding domain-containing radical SAM protein gives rise to the protein MKILLVNPPNSGRSIPEENYGITSVKQIFRGEPLALEVLAGNLPEHDLEILDLKVEPGRLGEVMTSFSPDLVGFTAMTCEAQAVLKLAAEVRQTSQAAIVVGGVHASADPDFFNREEIDWIVVGIGKQSFRELVDGLAKGDAEFTVPGIARVTPDGPLQYQPRTYSSKDMVEDVAPRYDLVERYRSDYYLESLGIELGFVNSAAGCPYDCSFCCISPITGGTYLTVSADTVIRDIKTLPTPVVRLVDANTFGNPKHALALADAIEAAGIRKQFLADVRSDSVVRYPEMMERWKRIGLRAVVIGFEEIDDNALGAMNKENSALINQQAIEILHRIGITIVGDFIISPDYTEAQFDRLGAFVRTQKIELPMYTILTPLPGTRLYQEMKDRIRIHDLDYYTLTNAVLPTRLDEKIFYQRYADLLVEGHKTAKV
- a CDS encoding acyl carrier protein, with the protein product MSDNLERELIDLIIDFCNVDDAEPDEIPHDRPLIGPDSPFGLDSLDAVEIVVAVQKTYGVRIANENTSREVLQSLTALANYIRENRPA
- the dnaJ gene encoding molecular chaperone DnaJ, encoding MSKRDYYDILGVNRNASETEIKKAYRKLAIQYHPDKNPGDKAAEDKFKELSEAYAILSDPQQRATYDQFGHAGLEGGGFSSGGFNFGGAPFEDIFGDIFGDIFGSSQGRRGRGRRGDDLRYNLSISFEEAAFGLETKIQIPRHHTCEKCAGSGAAEGTEPRTCDTCGGAGQVRFQQGFFSLTRPCPDCSGEGKIIDKPCKECKGSGRTRVKKSIYLKIPAGVETGTRLKMNGEGEVGEKGGLPGDLYVVISVDEHPIFQREGQDVICEVPISYTQAALGCELQVPTLDGKVKMKVPHGTQSGKVLKLSGKGIPSLQGYGRGDQLVVIRVETPTKLTARQKELLEEFAREGGEDVNPLGKSFFDKVKEIFD
- a CDS encoding ABC transporter permease, with product MILLANIKKELLLLSRDRAGLLVLFVMPMLLVLVLSLIQDNLFRATGESATRALFVNLDQGKLGAELKAQLETTGALELVEQFSGRAIDAELASETVFSGDYQFAIVVPKDFSRQLGTATNAAIQAALDDERSDASPQQLTLYFDPTVRGVYRTAVTNALYRGLLGLEIARKGEALSRLLPIKLQESIDREMAAYGGGIAVELPQLSSGWATSSLIELQEESAYPGKYSTLPTSVQQNVPAWTLFGMFFIVIPLAGTLIRERQEGTLARLMTMPVANSSLLLGKVIAYLLICMVQFGLMLAVGLYILPRFGTPVLELGSAPFALMAVALAAALAACGYGILVGTLARSYDQASTFGAVSVVIAAALGGVMVPVYVMPKVMQNLSIVSPLGWGLDAFLDIFVRNGNLTSVFPRVAALGGFFLVCILIASTVFRHRRRGN
- a CDS encoding peptidase: MMIDFQHRQFAHCESGVTANLLNHHGFPCSEAMAFGIGGGLFFGYVPFVKLNFLPLTTFRTGPGSIFRKATRRLGIEVKKQTFRSPAAAERELDRLLAAGTPVGAQTGVFWLPFFPPAYRFHFNGHNLVVIGKEGNEYLISDPIFEETVRCPAPDLRKARFAKGALAPKGKIYYIDRMPESFDLPTAVDAGIREVCRVMLKTPVPLAGVRGIRLLSRQLRKWPNKLGEKKTILHLGHIIRMQEEIGTGGGGFRFIYAAFLQEAAGILENSRLEELSRSCTEVGDLWRDFALIASRVCRGRATIQDSFDNLAELLQQCAAREEALFLDLQTAISK